Proteins encoded by one window of Candidatus Nitrosocosmicus hydrocola:
- a CDS encoding alpha/beta fold hydrolase, whose protein sequence is MKMNVNPSKINEDVTNINTDTNIDNYHNKFGLLEAYVDAFASSIEFFSRLNSAFIDALSVPFTDARKEIKEIQKDVMDDDRNSLLLNYQEQQNFYKKTERIILSKIRDKFDTNFREKTFVISLSEFIEAYSNLAKVTGAGLLYQQMSNVTAYWNNMFIEPIRDTVYRTPSHKIHSENKYSLFHYDLPPQVDYNGQGKVEDEIDKQRKSDPNLTTHDKHTARSDPTPLLIIYAFINRNYILDLLPEFSIVRNFQKQGFDVYMTDWGTPSAFDKELTVGHYINNYLADAVDYILKHSNSEKISLLGYCWGGDLALMLAALYPEKIKNIVTFATPGDFSIDNNLLSVWTKNINADTIVDAFGNTPSSFINNSFLLRSPIDILHKYPHFFLEGGKPKDLESIMQFFATESWLYDSPPIIGEIYRQFVDDCYKKNLLIKNELIIDGDTKIDLRKIKQPFLNVIAKKDDLVDPESSRAINEVIGSTDKSIIEFNSGHVGACISSRAHMELWPKVGDWLKTR, encoded by the coding sequence TGTTGATGCATTTGCTTCTTCAATCGAGTTTTTTTCAAGATTAAATAGTGCCTTTATAGACGCTCTATCCGTACCATTTACAGATGCTAGAAAGGAGATTAAGGAAATCCAAAAGGATGTTATGGATGATGACAGAAACTCGTTGTTACTTAACTATCAAGAACAACAAAATTTTTACAAGAAGACCGAAAGAATAATACTTTCTAAAATACGTGATAAATTTGATACTAACTTTAGAGAAAAAACTTTTGTAATTTCGCTCTCAGAATTTATTGAAGCTTATTCTAACCTTGCAAAGGTCACAGGTGCAGGATTATTGTATCAACAAATGTCTAATGTAACTGCTTATTGGAATAATATGTTTATCGAGCCTATAAGAGATACAGTATATAGGACTCCTTCTCATAAAATCCATTCTGAAAATAAATATTCTTTGTTTCATTATGATTTACCTCCTCAAGTCGATTATAATGGTCAAGGAAAAGTTGAGGACGAGATTGATAAGCAAAGAAAATCAGATCCGAATCTCACTACACACGACAAACATACTGCTAGATCTGATCCTACACCATTATTGATTATCTATGCTTTTATTAATAGAAATTACATATTAGATCTGCTTCCAGAATTCAGTATAGTTAGAAATTTTCAAAAACAAGGTTTTGATGTTTATATGACAGATTGGGGAACACCTAGTGCATTTGACAAAGAGCTCACTGTGGGACACTATATTAACAACTATCTGGCCGATGCAGTTGATTACATTTTAAAGCATTCAAATTCAGAAAAGATTTCATTGTTGGGTTATTGTTGGGGTGGAGACTTGGCGCTCATGCTTGCAGCGCTCTACCCCGAAAAAATAAAGAATATCGTAACATTTGCGACACCTGGTGATTTTAGTATTGATAATAATCTTTTAAGTGTATGGACAAAAAATATAAATGCCGACACTATTGTGGATGCATTTGGCAATACTCCTAGTTCGTTTATCAACAACTCATTTTTACTTAGAAGCCCAATAGATATTTTACACAAATATCCTCACTTTTTCCTTGAAGGGGGAAAGCCCAAAGACCTCGAGTCTATAATGCAGTTTTTTGCAACAGAAAGTTGGCTGTATGATAGTCCTCCCATAATAGGTGAAATATACAGACAATTTGTAGATGATTGCTACAAGAAAAATCTATTAATAAAAAATGAACTGATAATAGATGGAGACACTAAAATTGATTTGAGAAAAATCAAGCAGCCTTTCTTAAATGTGATTGCAAAAAAGGATGATTTAGTTGATCCTGAATCAAGTAGAGCGATAAATGAAGTAATAGGAAGTACTGATAAATCGATTATAGAATTTAACTCGGGTCACGTTGGAGCCTGTATAAGTTCAAGAGCACATATGGAGTTATGGCCCAAGGTCGGTGACTGGTTAAAGACCAGATAG
- a CDS encoding YncE family protein, with product MNNKKPVVLFGLLFLSFSLYLGISSLSTNIVFGHHILDVIEVPRPMGMSIDDQDGLLYVSSMVKSGVSVVNTTNNEIVNAISSTSKGGVIDVISVPPDKVYLAPFKSGTIEVYDKKTNNISNIIELPGAIYSTPTPLADRVLTAAEFVMGVWAMDYNPQNKILYAAYADANEILAINTTNDEIVAEIPVANHPMALQVDPLTNTLVVASLTGNKLTFISTETNQVTGEVATGIGPWDIALDSLYHKAYVANRGSYFVTVVDTIGHQIIDKIPLSSPAQAIGVDEKDHTVYITHPRSPNIDKINGETNEYITPIDLNIIPQDIVVDSDTQRVYISTKSQDKLFVIGPKSASSSLAIISFDHPFLVFGFIDVHGQDVTPTSSFSLSNNTLGLSVNAPDGGNLAFDVPRTLLDSKDGANDIPFRILIDGQPSEFSKDIEITRSTDDPRGNQTRSLDFYVPENTKTVTIVGTKSIL from the coding sequence ATGAATAACAAAAAACCTGTTGTTCTTTTTGGATTACTCTTTTTAAGTTTTTCATTATACCTTGGCATATCCTCATTATCAACAAACATTGTATTTGGACATCATATCCTAGATGTAATTGAAGTACCAAGACCCATGGGAATGTCCATTGACGATCAGGATGGTTTACTCTATGTCTCAAGTATGGTAAAATCTGGAGTGTCGGTAGTCAACACTACAAACAATGAAATAGTTAATGCAATTAGTTCAACTTCAAAAGGAGGTGTTATAGATGTCATATCTGTACCTCCGGACAAAGTCTATCTTGCACCCTTCAAGAGTGGAACAATAGAAGTATACGATAAAAAGACAAACAACATTTCAAATATAATAGAATTACCGGGTGCCATCTATTCTACTCCAACTCCTTTGGCTGATAGAGTATTAACAGCAGCAGAGTTTGTAATGGGAGTATGGGCTATGGACTATAATCCTCAAAATAAGATATTGTATGCTGCCTATGCTGACGCCAATGAAATATTGGCAATTAATACAACAAATGATGAAATCGTTGCCGAAATTCCTGTTGCAAATCATCCAATGGCTCTACAAGTTGACCCACTTACAAATACTCTAGTTGTAGCAAGTTTGACTGGAAATAAACTCACTTTTATATCTACAGAAACAAACCAAGTAACTGGTGAGGTAGCAACTGGGATCGGACCATGGGATATTGCCCTAGACAGTTTGTATCACAAGGCTTATGTTGCAAACAGAGGTAGCTATTTTGTTACAGTTGTTGATACAATTGGTCATCAAATAATTGATAAAATACCCTTATCTTCTCCCGCTCAAGCAATTGGGGTGGACGAAAAAGATCATACCGTGTACATCACTCACCCAAGAAGTCCAAATATTGACAAAATAAATGGAGAAACAAACGAGTATATCACTCCAATTGATCTAAACATAATCCCTCAGGACATAGTAGTTGATTCTGATACTCAAAGAGTGTATATTTCTACTAAATCTCAGGACAAATTATTCGTTATAGGACCCAAGTCTGCTTCCTCTTCATTAGCTATAATTTCATTTGATCATCCATTTTTGGTCTTCGGATTCATTGATGTTCACGGTCAAGATGTAACTCCAACATCTTCATTTTCTCTTTCCAATAACACCTTGGGCTTGAGTGTTAATGCTCCTGATGGGGGTAATCTAGCCTTTGATGTGCCAAGAACATTATTGGATTCAAAAGACGGCGCTAACGATATTCCATTTAGGATATTAATTGACGGACAGCCATCAGAATTTTCAAAAGATATAGAAATCACAAGAAGTACAGACGACCCTAGAGGCAACCAAACCAGAAGCCTAGATTTTTATGTTCCTGAAAATACAAAAACGGTAACGATAGTTGGCACCAAGAGCATTCTATAG
- a CDS encoding rhodanese-like domain-containing protein: protein MNQHKLLENSDLSITSDELKVKLDSRVPLLLFDIRDSKNFEKQHIPGSACAVCNEETKRTIMPRLPKDMEIVLVGEQDIEENYPKQMAEVMRQIGLNTKYLEGGISSWKWQFNESLDRDISPKDLKKLIDSEKDKENLFLLDVREPDEFNQWNIEGSKNIPLGKLAYPESLAVIPKDRKIVTICPHGNRSTIGKYILERYGYNVSSLEGGLKAWSFSTEIASSEYFIDDKAESSKIRLFQFRRIGKGCISYLLDSAGQSVIIDPVYPINEYLDKASEIGTTIIKIVDTHQHADHVSAAKSLAEKTGAQYLQSSYESYSKETIGNKQITEGDIILVGNIKLKAIHTPGHTSGSISFLIEGDVSNINAYDKFTKLLFTGDTLFIDGVGRPDLRDKAKEFSENLYDTLYQKIMILPNDTVILPSHFDKDVKANEILSTTLGEIKEEGMFLNQHLTKDQFIQRLSSKVMATPPNYTKIISINKDEKSYPLSEIFELEIGPNRCSIT, encoded by the coding sequence ATGAATCAACACAAACTATTAGAAAATAGCGATCTCTCTATTACATCTGATGAATTAAAAGTCAAGCTCGATAGTAGAGTTCCATTACTGCTATTTGACATAAGAGATTCAAAAAACTTTGAAAAACAACATATTCCTGGCTCTGCATGTGCAGTCTGTAATGAAGAAACCAAAAGGACAATTATGCCTCGATTACCAAAAGATATGGAAATTGTTTTAGTCGGAGAACAAGATATAGAAGAAAACTATCCAAAACAAATGGCAGAGGTGATGAGACAAATAGGGCTAAATACAAAATATTTAGAAGGTGGGATTTCCTCATGGAAATGGCAGTTTAACGAATCCCTAGATAGAGACATATCTCCAAAGGATTTAAAAAAACTAATAGATTCAGAAAAAGACAAAGAAAATCTGTTTCTTCTTGATGTGAGAGAACCTGATGAATTTAACCAATGGAATATAGAGGGTAGTAAGAACATTCCCTTAGGGAAATTGGCCTATCCAGAATCTTTGGCTGTTATTCCAAAAGACAGAAAAATAGTGACAATTTGTCCCCATGGAAATAGATCTACAATTGGAAAATATATTCTTGAAAGATACGGTTACAATGTTAGTTCATTAGAAGGCGGATTAAAAGCTTGGAGCTTTTCAACTGAAATTGCGTCATCTGAATATTTTATTGATGATAAAGCTGAATCTTCAAAGATAAGGTTATTTCAATTTAGAAGGATTGGTAAAGGCTGTATATCATATCTATTGGATTCGGCTGGTCAATCTGTAATAATCGATCCCGTATATCCTATAAACGAATACTTAGATAAAGCATCTGAAATAGGAACAACGATCATAAAAATAGTCGATACTCATCAGCATGCCGATCATGTCTCTGCTGCAAAATCGCTAGCGGAGAAAACGGGAGCACAATATCTCCAAAGTAGTTATGAAAGCTATTCTAAGGAAACAATTGGTAATAAACAGATTACAGAAGGTGATATTATACTAGTAGGAAATATCAAACTAAAGGCAATTCATACCCCAGGTCATACATCAGGAAGCATTTCATTTTTGATTGAAGGTGACGTCAGCAACATAAACGCTTATGACAAGTTTACAAAATTACTATTTACTGGTGATACTTTATTTATAGATGGAGTCGGAAGACCGGACTTGAGAGATAAAGCCAAAGAATTTTCAGAGAATTTGTATGATACATTGTATCAAAAGATTATGATCCTGCCAAATGATACGGTGATACTACCCTCTCATTTTGATAAAGATGTTAAGGCAAATGAAATTTTATCGACTACACTAGGTGAAATAAAAGAAGAGGGAATGTTTTTGAATCAACACTTAACAAAAGATCAATTTATTCAGAGACTATCTTCAAAAGTAATGGCAACTCCGCCTAATTATACTAAAATCATATCCATTAACAAGGATGAAAAATCATATCCATTATCTGAGATTTTTGAATTGGAAATTGGTCCAAACAGATGTAGTATTACCTAA
- a CDS encoding DUF1264 domain-containing protein — protein MNATQINVTSANVSKPVDGYGGPPTGPLTAVRHVFDDPTLRVYHFCKPNDKIMMVCQLYDSSSPNATLIGVEYMIDSKTYLAIPDREKPNWHYHKEEFSPDRANPKFPLLDEQQQKEWLAKLSESYGKVIVNWNPVDTLPVFPPQIQQVQHPFMVNQSVNNQTEKHTGSFNQTLSY, from the coding sequence ATGAATGCAACTCAAATTAATGTCACCTCCGCCAATGTATCAAAACCAGTAGACGGTTACGGTGGACCACCTACAGGCCCCTTAACTGCAGTAAGACATGTCTTTGATGATCCAACTTTAAGAGTATACCACTTTTGTAAACCAAATGACAAAATCATGATGGTGTGTCAGCTATATGATAGTAGTTCTCCAAATGCAACGCTGATAGGAGTAGAATATATGATTGATTCTAAAACTTATCTAGCAATACCCGATAGAGAAAAACCAAATTGGCATTACCATAAAGAAGAATTTTCACCAGATAGAGCAAATCCAAAATTCCCATTGTTAGATGAACAACAACAAAAAGAATGGTTAGCAAAATTATCTGAATCATACGGCAAAGTTATTGTAAATTGGAACCCAGTGGACACGCTACCAGTATTTCCGCCACAAATACAGCAAGTTCAACATCCCTTCATGGTGAATCAGAGTGTAAACAATCAGACTGAAAAACATACAGGTAGCTTTAACCAGACTTTAAGCTACTAA
- a CDS encoding cupredoxin domain-containing protein, with translation MVIASITLIVSLVAAVLGIVVLSNGDSTTLTIAFAQNVTNSTTAQNATNATTATATDKVQVSIVPGASVLTDDAYSPNPVEVVVGQTIVWTNDDTAFHTVTSGTVGAADAGKLFDSGLAGPNALISKGKTFEHTFDTAGEYPYFCTLHPAMVGTVIVN, from the coding sequence ATGGTAATTGCTTCAATTACTCTAATAGTTAGCCTCGTAGCAGCAGTACTTGGCATTGTTGTCCTGTCGAATGGTGATTCAACTACTCTCACTATAGCCTTCGCTCAGAATGTGACTAACTCCACTACCGCTCAAAATGCAACTAATGCAACAACTGCTACAGCCACAGATAAAGTTCAAGTTTCCATTGTACCTGGTGCATCTGTACTGACCGATGACGCATATAGCCCAAATCCCGTTGAAGTTGTCGTAGGTCAAACAATAGTTTGGACAAATGATGATACTGCTTTTCATACTGTAACTTCTGGAACTGTTGGAGCAGCCGATGCTGGAAAATTATTTGATTCGGGATTGGCGGGACCAAACGCGCTAATTAGCAAAGGAAAGACTTTTGAACATACCTTTGATACCGCAGGTGAATATCCATACTTTTGTACTTTACATCCAGCAATGGTTGGAACAGTCATAGTAAATTAG
- a CDS encoding sulfite exporter TauE/SafE family protein yields MIIPTTTAEEAVFFWPVYLLYSLFDMNALELETVLLPNLLQGVGFLQIISPDVFHYSILIYLITAIGVLVGLSLGLIGGGGSILAVPLLVYVIGLDPHVAIGTSALVVGINALVNFIDHKKRGHVLLNKSLQFAIPGVAGTVIGSQLGLLTPASSLLILFALFMITIAIKMLIEKKNMKGYIGVHSKKTRSLKDNIQKDHLDIGENNSVTKVRHKNIKMVIMGFLVGLGAGYFGIRGGFLIVPSLMYLDVNIVNSIGTSLLPVSFFGLTTAVTYSLSGQINFIIAILLIFGGIVGGKVGTALSSRASKTHLTRIFSILLITVAVYIIIKTLMW; encoded by the coding sequence GTGATAATACCAACAACGACAGCAGAAGAAGCGGTATTTTTCTGGCCTGTATATCTATTGTATTCGCTTTTTGATATGAATGCTTTAGAACTTGAAACTGTATTATTACCGAATCTTTTGCAAGGAGTGGGGTTTTTACAGATAATTTCACCGGATGTATTTCATTATTCTATTCTCATATACTTAATAACTGCTATTGGCGTACTTGTAGGACTTTCTCTGGGATTGATAGGTGGCGGGGGATCCATTCTTGCAGTTCCATTGTTAGTTTATGTAATTGGATTAGACCCTCACGTAGCAATAGGAACTTCTGCTCTTGTGGTAGGTATCAATGCCTTGGTTAATTTTATTGATCACAAAAAAAGAGGCCATGTTCTACTAAATAAAAGCTTACAGTTTGCTATTCCTGGAGTAGCGGGAACAGTAATAGGGTCCCAGCTGGGTTTACTAACACCCGCCAGTAGTCTTTTAATTTTGTTTGCACTATTTATGATTACTATTGCAATAAAAATGCTAATAGAAAAAAAGAATATGAAAGGATACATAGGTGTTCACTCTAAGAAAACAAGATCGCTAAAAGATAACATACAGAAGGATCATTTAGATATAGGAGAAAATAATTCAGTTACTAAAGTAAGACATAAAAATATAAAAATGGTAATCATGGGCTTTCTAGTAGGATTAGGAGCTGGATATTTTGGAATAAGAGGTGGTTTTTTAATCGTTCCATCTCTGATGTATCTGGATGTAAATATTGTAAATTCGATTGGGACATCTCTATTGCCAGTAAGCTTTTTTGGTCTTACCACTGCTGTAACTTATTCACTTTCAGGTCAGATAAATTTCATCATAGCCATACTTTTAATATTTGGTGGTATTGTAGGTGGAAAAGTTGGAACAGCACTATCATCGAGAGCTTCAAAAACACATTTGACTCGAATCTTTTCAATATTGCTGATTACTGTTGCTGTATACATCATAATAAAAACGCTTATGTGGTGA
- a CDS encoding toxin-antitoxin system HicB family antitoxin, which translates to MYQHQKAKKTSTVSFRINKEYDEALRAEAEEKKVSMNTLVNQIFGEYVDWNKYVKRFGTIILSREAFKLLLESLDDDKISTLAVDIATKAPKEFILFKWKEIDQSHVIGFIKMFFDHCGYGQYDYQVTESKVNKFSMRHELGKKGIDILKKIFRNGNQGYTGNKLSINYY; encoded by the coding sequence ATGTATCAACACCAGAAAGCGAAAAAAACTTCCACCGTATCTTTTAGAATAAACAAAGAGTATGATGAAGCATTAAGAGCAGAGGCAGAAGAAAAAAAAGTGAGCATGAATACACTTGTAAATCAGATTTTTGGAGAATATGTAGACTGGAATAAATATGTAAAAAGATTTGGAACAATAATTCTAAGCCGAGAGGCATTTAAACTGCTTTTAGAAAGCTTGGATGATGACAAAATAAGTACTCTTGCAGTAGATATTGCAACAAAAGCACCAAAGGAGTTTATTCTCTTTAAATGGAAAGAAATTGACCAATCACACGTTATTGGTTTTATTAAAATGTTTTTTGATCATTGCGGATATGGCCAATACGATTACCAAGTTACGGAAAGTAAAGTAAACAAATTTAGTATGCGACATGAATTAGGCAAAAAAGGGATCGATATTCTTAAAAAAATATTTAGAAACGGTAATCAGGGATACACTGGGAATAAGTTGTCAATCAATTATTACTGA
- a CDS encoding OsmC family protein, with protein MTTANIINNINLDKIQKTTANGQKDKQYLKKPVKLEGEWNFDIEKGYQFKTELAYENGRQVIEIDSPSFLGGGGNRLGPMGYCVAGITSCFITTFMTVLSKQGIKLGKLKINAECNINFAKTFDISDEPITEGINFEIDIDDTTTSVDRQKLRQLIIMAEERCPAIYSMSHIIKVNAKLK; from the coding sequence ATGACCACAGCAAATATTATAAACAATATCAACCTCGATAAAATACAAAAAACCACAGCAAACGGACAAAAAGACAAACAGTATTTAAAGAAACCAGTTAAGCTAGAAGGAGAGTGGAATTTTGATATTGAGAAAGGATATCAATTCAAAACAGAACTGGCATATGAGAATGGCAGGCAAGTCATTGAAATCGATTCACCGTCATTCTTAGGAGGAGGTGGGAATAGACTAGGACCCATGGGTTACTGTGTTGCAGGAATCACTTCATGCTTTATAACCACATTCATGACTGTTCTATCAAAACAAGGTATTAAACTTGGAAAACTGAAGATAAATGCAGAATGTAATATCAATTTTGCCAAAACATTTGATATCTCAGATGAGCCTATAACTGAGGGTATAAATTTTGAAATTGATATTGATGATACTACTACTAGCGTAGATAGGCAAAAACTTAGACAACTAATAATCATGGCTGAAGAAAGATGTCCGGCTATTTACAGTATGAGTCATATAATTAAAGTAAATGCCAAATTGAAATGA